Proteins found in one Vitis riparia voucher Wen_12938 chloroplast, complete genome genomic segment:
- the ccsA gene encoding cytochrome c biogenesis protein: MIFSTLEHILTHISFSVVSIVITIHLITLLVDEIVGLSDSSEKGMIATFFCITGLLVTRWIYLGHFPLSDLYESLIFLSWSFSIIHIVPYFKKHKNHLSALTAPSAIFTQGFATSGLLTEMHQSEILVPALQSQWLMMHVSMMVLGYAALLCGSLLSVALLVITFRQDIRILCKNNHFLNKSFSFDEIQYMNKGNNVLQNTSFLSVRNYYRAQFIQQLDHWSYRVISLGFLFLTIGILSGAVWANEAWGSYWNWDPKETWAFITWTIFAIYLHTRTNKNLQVANSAIVASMGFLIIWICYFGVNLLGIGLHSYGSFTFSSNL, from the coding sequence ATGATATTTTCGACTTTAGAGCATATATTAACTCATATCTCCTTTTCGGTCGTTTCAATTGTAATTACAATTCATTTGATAACCTTATTAGTCGATGAAATCGTAGGACTTTCTGATTCGTCAGAAAAGGGCATGATAGCTACTTTTTTCTGTATAACAGGATTATTAGTCACTCGTTGGATTTATTTGGGACATTTCCCATTAAGTGATTTGTATGAATCATTAATTTTCCTTTCATGGAGTTTCTCCATTATTCATATAGTTCCATATTTTAAAAAACATAAAAATCATTTAAGCGCACTAACCGCGCCAAGTGCTATTTTTACCCAAGGATTTGCTACTTCAGGTCTTTTAACTGAAATGCATCAATCCGAAATATTAGTACCCGCTCTCCAATCCCAGTGGTTAATGATGCATGTAAGTATGATGGTATTGGGTTATGCAGCTCTTTTATGTGGATCATTATTATCAGTAGCTCTTTTAGTCATTACATTTCGACAAGACATAAGGATTCTTTGTAAAAACAATCATTTTTTAAATAAGTCATTTTCCTTTGATGAGATCCAATATATGAATAAAGGAAACAATGTTTTACAAAACACTTCTTTTCTTTCTGTTAGGAATTATTACAGGGCCCAATTTATTCAACAATTGGATCATTGGAGTTATCGTGTTATTAGTTTAGGGTTTCTTTTTTTAACCATAGGTATTCTTTCGGGAGCAGTGTGGGCTAATGAGGCATGGGGATCATATTGGAATTGGGACCCAAAAGAAACTTGGGCATTTATTACTTGGACCATATTCGCGATTTATTTACATACTCGAACAAATAAAAATTTGCAAGTCGCAAATTCTGCAATTGTGGCTTCTATGGGCTTTCTTATAATTTGGATATGCTATTTTGGGGTCAATCTGTTAGGAATAGGGCTACATAGTTATGGTTCATTTACATTTTCATCTAACCTTTGA
- the rpl32 gene encoding ribosomal protein L32 — protein MAVPKKRTSMSKKRIHKNIWKRKGWRAALKAFALAKSLSTGNSKSFFVRQLNNQTLE, from the coding sequence ATGGCAGTTCCAAAAAAACGTACTTCTATGTCAAAAAAGCGTATTCATAAAAATATTTGGAAAAGGAAGGGATGGCGAGCCGCGTTAAAGGCTTTTGCGTTAGCGAAATCTCTTTCTACCGGGAATTCTAAAAGTTTTTTTGTGCGCCAACTAAATAATCAAACGTTAGAATAA
- the ndhF gene encoding NADH dehydrogenase subunit 5, which produces MEHTYQYAWIIPFLPLPIPMLLGVGLLLFPTATKNLRRMWSFTSVLLLSIVMTFSVNLSIHQINSSSIYQYVWSWTINNDFSLEFGYLIDPLTSIMSILITTVGIMVLIYSDNYMSHDQGYLRFFAYMSFFNASMLGLVTSSNLIQIYIFWELVGMCSYLLIGFWFTRPIAANACQKAFVTNRVGDFGLLLGILGLYWITGSFEFRDLFEIFNNLIYNYNNGTNFLFVSLCALFLFVGAVAKSAQFPLHVWLPDAMEGPTPISALIHAATMVAAGIFLVARLFPLFIVIPYIMNLISLIGIITILLGATLALAQKDIKKSLAYSTMSQLGYTMLALGMGSYRAALFHLITHAYSKALLFLGSGSIIHSMEAIVGYSPDKSQNMVLMGGLTKHVPITKNTFLLGTLSLCGIPPLACFWSKDEILNDSWLYSPIFAIIACLTAGLTAFYMFRIYLLTFEGYFNVHCKNYSGKKSSLFYSISLWGKEGQKTIKKKIRLLTLLTTNNNENEKASFFSKKVYRLDGNVRKMTRPFITINQFDNKNTFLYPQESDNTMLFPLFALALFTLFVGAIGIPFNQERMDFDILSKWLNPATNLLHKNLNNYGDWYEFVINAIFSVSISYFGIFLASLLYNPVYSSLQNLDLINSVAKKVPKRIFWDKIINKVYNWSYNRGYIDAFYETSLTKGIRGLAELTHFFDGRVIDGITNGVGVTSFFVGESIKYVGGGRISSYLFLYLSSVSILLLISYFFLNQ; this is translated from the coding sequence ATGGAACATACATATCAATATGCATGGATCATACCTTTCCTTCCACTTCCAATTCCTATGTTACTAGGAGTGGGACTTCTCCTTTTTCCAACAGCAACAAAAAATCTTCGGCGTATGTGGTCTTTTACTAGTGTTTTATTGTTAAGTATAGTTATGACTTTTTCGGTCAATCTGTCTATTCATCAAATAAATAGCAGTTCTATATATCAATATGTATGGTCTTGGACCATCAATAATGATTTTTCTTTAGAGTTCGGCTACTTGATTGATCCACTTACTTCTATTATGTCAATATTAATCACTACGGTTGGAATTATGGTTCTTATTTATAGTGACAATTATATGTCTCATGATCAAGGATATTTGAGATTTTTTGCTTATATGAGTTTTTTCAATGCTTCCATGTTGGGATTAGTTACTAGTTCTAATTTGATACAAATTTATATTTTTTGGGAATTAGTTGGAATGTGTTCATATTTATTAATAGGTTTTTGGTTCACACGGCCTATTGCGGCAAATGCTTGTCAAAAAGCGTTTGTAACTAATCGTGTAGGGGATTTTGGTTTATTATTAGGAATTTTGGGTCTTTATTGGATAACAGGTAGTTTCGAATTTCGGGATTTGTTCGAAATATTTAATAACTTGATTTATAATTATAATAATGGGACAAATTTTTTATTTGTTTCTTTGTGTGCTTTATTCTTATTTGTCGGTGCGGTTGCTAAATCGGCTCAATTTCCCCTTCATGTATGGTTACCCGATGCAATGGAGGGGCCTACTCCTATTTCGGCTCTTATACATGCTGCTACTATGGTAGCAGCGGGAATTTTTCTTGTAGCTCGCCTTTTTCCTCTTTTCATAGTCATACCTTACATAATGAATCTAATATCTTTGATAGGTATAATAACAATATTATTAGGAGCTACTTTAGCTCTTGCTCAAAAAGATATTAAGAAAAGTTTGGCCTATTCCACAATGTCTCAATTGGGTTATACGATGTTAGCCCTAGGTATGGGGTCTTATCGAGCTGCTTTATTTCATTTGATTACTCATGCTTATTCGAAAGCATTATTGTTTTTAGGATCCGGATCGATTATTCATTCAATGGAAGCTATTGTTGGATATTCTCCAGATAAAAGTCAAAATATGGTTCTTATGGGTGGTTTAACAAAACATGTGCCAATTACAAAAAATACCTTTTTATTAGGTACACTCTCTCTTTGTGGTATTCCGCCTCTTGCTTGTTTTTGGTCCAAAGATGAAATTCTTAATGATAGTTGGTTGTATTCACCTATTTTTGCAATAATAGCTTGTTTAACGGCAGGATTAACCGCATTTTATATGTTTCGGATCTATTTACTTACTTTTGAAGGATATTTTAATGTTCATTGTAAAAATTACAGTGGAAAAAAAAGCAGCTTGTTCTATTCAATATCTCTATGGGGTAAAGAAGGTCAAAAAACAATTAAAAAAAAAATTCGTTTATTAACTCTATTAACAACGAATAATAATGAAAATGAAAAGGCTTCTTTTTTTTCGAAGAAAGTATATCGACTTGATGGTAATGTAAGAAAGATGACACGACCCTTTATTACTATTAATCAGTTTGACAATAAGAACACTTTTTTGTATCCCCAGGAATCGGACAATACTATGTTATTCCCTCTGTTTGCATTAGCCCTATTTACTTTGTTCGTTGGAGCCATAGGAATTCCTTTCAATCAAGAAAGAATGGATTTTGATATATTATCGAAATGGTTAAATCCGGCTACAAACCTTTTACATAAAAATTTGAATAACTATGGGGATTGGTATGAATTTGTTATAAATGCAATTTTTTCAGTCAGTATATCTTATTTTGGAATATTTTTAGCGTCTCTTTTATATAATCCTGTTTATTCATCTTTACAAAATTTGGATTTAATTAATTCAGTTGCCAAAAAAGTTCCTAAGAGAATTTTTTGGGATAAAATAATAAATAAGGTATATAATTGGTCATATAATCGTGGTTACATAGATGCTTTTTATGAAACATCCTTAACTAAGGGTATAAGAGGATTAGCGGAACTAACTCATTTTTTTGATGGACGAGTAATTGATGGAATTACGAATGGGGTTGGTGTTACGAGTTTTTTTGTAGGAGAAAGTATCAAATATGTAGGGGGTGGACGCATCTCCTCTTATCTTTTTTTGTATTTATCTTCTGTATCAATCTTATTATTAATTTCCTACTTTTTTTTGAATCAATAA